The nucleotide sequence ATGCTTAAATGATTGATTAACTAGTTTTTATCTCCGATTAATTAATAATAACCCATGAAAACCTCCCTGTTTTTATTATTTGCTTTTTTTATAAGTTTCTCAGGATATCCCTTTATACAAAAGGAAGTATATAAGACAGATGTGGTCATTTATGGAGGAACTTCCGCTGCAGTGATGGCTGCTGTGGAAGTAGCCAAATCAGGAAAATCAGTAATTATAGTGTCCCCAGATAAACACTTGGGGGGATTATCCTCATCGGGTCTAGGTTTTACGGATACTGGAAAGAAGGAAACCATTGGTGGCCTGGCCAGGGAGTTTTACCATAGAATTTACCAATATTATCAGGAAGAAGAGACTTGGAAATGGCAGAAGCCTGAGGAATATGGGAATAAAGGACAGGGTACACCTGCCATTGACGGGGAAAACCGCACCATGTGGATTTTTGAACCCCATGTGGCTGAGCAGGTTTTTGAGGATTTGATAGCTGAAAACGATATTCAGGTATTTCGGGATGAATGGTTGGACAGGGAAAATGGGGTGCAAATGGAAGGAGGGAAAATCCAAAAAATCAGTATGCTCTCTGGAAAGCGCTTTGAAGCAGAAGTATTTATTGACGCCACATATGAGGGGGATTTGATGGCGGGATCAAAGGTCTCCTATCATATTGGCCGGGAATCCAATGCGCAGTATGGAGAAACATGGAACGGGATCCAAAAGGAAGTCTTTCATCATGGTCACCATTTCAAAAGTTCTGTAGATCCCTATTTGGTAAAGGGAGATCCCAGCTCTGGTCTTTTGCCCTATATTCAAGCCACTGAATATGGGGAAAATGGTCAGGGAGATAATAAGATCCAGGCCTATTGTTTCAGGCTTTGCATGAGCAATCATCCAGATAACCGAGTTCCTTTTCCAAAGCCGGAAGATTATGATCCGGCCCATTACGAGCTTTTGGCCAGGGTCTTTGAGACAGGCTGGGATGAATGGTTCAATAAGTTTGATGCCATTCCGAACAGAAAGACAGATACCAATAATCACGGCCCATTCAGTTCGGATTTTATCGGGCAAAACTATGCCTATCCTGAGGCTTCCTATGAAGAGCGCAGGGAAATAATTGCAGCCCATGAACGCTACCAAAAGGGACTGCTTTATTTTGTTTCCAATGATGATCGGGTGCCGGAAAAGGTGAGAAAGCGTATGCAGGATTGGGGACTGGCCAAGGATGAATTTACCGATAATGGGAATTGGCCACATCAGCTTTATATCAGGGAGGCCAGAAGGATGCTGGGGCAGGACGTGATGACAGAATTAGAGGTGATGGGCAAAAAGGAAGTCAAGGAGTCCATTGGGATGGGGTCTTATAGCATAGATTCCCATAATGTACAGCGCTACCTTACCGAAGAGGGCCATGTGCAAAATGAGGGGGATATAGGTGTTCACCCTAAGCAACCCTATTCCATTTCTTTTGGATCTATTTTGCCTAAAGAGGAAGAATGTAAAAACTTATTGGTTCCGGTATGTGTTTCCGCTAGCCATTCGGCCTTTGGCTCGGTGAGGATGGAGCCTGTTTTTATGATTTTGGGCCAGTCTGCTGCGGCTACTGCAGTATTGGCCATCGATGCAAAGTCTTCCGTGCAGGCAGTAGATTACCAAGGATTGGAACAAAAGCTGCTAGAGGAAGGTATGGTGCTGCGCTTGGATTAGCTTTGTCAGGGCTGTGCCTTGCTTATATTTATTGGTCGGTATTTCTCAAGTTAATATCCGCTTGGATTTTTGTGTATAATCAATGTATTGAGAGGACGGTATATATTTATCTCTAGTCCAAAATAGCGCTGGATTGCTATGACTAAAAGAACAAATGATTAAAGGACCCTATGCTCAAGTTGATCTATTGCATGTTGAGTAGAGGCGGATTAAGTTGTGTTTTGAATGAATTGTGGCATTTTAAAACCGATTTTTAATATTAAAATCGAATTTTAATACCCTTCTTTGTAGTTGATTTTAACTAACATCAATTCAACAATAACTATTTTATGGAATTTGCCATTTGGGACAAAATAATCTTTATCACTTATGGACTGATCATTATCGGTATTGGTCTGTGGGTCTCCAGAGGAAAAGGAGGAACTTCAGAGGACTATTTTCTTGCCAGTAAATCACTGCCTTGGTGGGCAATTGGTGCCTCATTGATAGCAGCCAATATTT is from Echinicola marina and encodes:
- a CDS encoding FAD-dependent oxidoreductase gives rise to the protein MKTSLFLLFAFFISFSGYPFIQKEVYKTDVVIYGGTSAAVMAAVEVAKSGKSVIIVSPDKHLGGLSSSGLGFTDTGKKETIGGLAREFYHRIYQYYQEEETWKWQKPEEYGNKGQGTPAIDGENRTMWIFEPHVAEQVFEDLIAENDIQVFRDEWLDRENGVQMEGGKIQKISMLSGKRFEAEVFIDATYEGDLMAGSKVSYHIGRESNAQYGETWNGIQKEVFHHGHHFKSSVDPYLVKGDPSSGLLPYIQATEYGENGQGDNKIQAYCFRLCMSNHPDNRVPFPKPEDYDPAHYELLARVFETGWDEWFNKFDAIPNRKTDTNNHGPFSSDFIGQNYAYPEASYEERREIIAAHERYQKGLLYFVSNDDRVPEKVRKRMQDWGLAKDEFTDNGNWPHQLYIREARRMLGQDVMTELEVMGKKEVKESIGMGSYSIDSHNVQRYLTEEGHVQNEGDIGVHPKQPYSISFGSILPKEEECKNLLVPVCVSASHSAFGSVRMEPVFMILGQSAAATAVLAIDAKSSVQAVDYQGLEQKLLEEGMVLRLD